The following are encoded together in the Neospora caninum Liverpool complete genome, chromosome IV genome:
- a CDS encoding putative C protein immunoglobulin-A-binding beta antigen: protein MQPRVIVYFALLGASFSARAQFLPLKDKLDTPTEAAVPDERDSHGPQGVPDVPQSVAAPESPELPEPPSSFRRTELANLSGIPALPATLPGHASDSPAQYPPVLPVMPVIPFPLPGSPPTTPDFPVLVPLPQSGLPSPFPPPLILGEARGQPPSPPFPYTIPATPELLSLLARFNFSGLPSIGDLPQLPRLGELPPIPGLGELPQLPNLGELPPIPGLGELPQLPRLGELPPIPGLGELPQLPSLGEVPQLPRLGELPQLPSLGELPPIPGLGELPQLPSLGELPPIPGLGELPQLPSLGELPPIPGLGELPQLPGLGELPPIPGLGERPQLPSLGELPQLPGLGEAPAFPTLPTLELPKMEGGHGFGNFTNIDLPGLRGRPELLGIPANLERLQRAIEDLLRQAATVH, encoded by the exons ATGCAACCGAGAGTCATAGTGTACTTTGCTCTGCTTGGAGCGTCCTTCTCCGCCC GGGCCCAATTTTTGCCGCTGAAAGACAAACTGGATACCCCCACTGAGGCTGCGGTGCCAGATGAACGTGACTCTCACGGTCCGCAAGGCGTTCCTGACGTGCCGCAGTCGGTCGCGGCACCCGAGTCGCCGGAATTGCCAGAACCGCCGTCTTCGTTTAGACGAACGGAACTGGCAAATTTGTCTGGCATTCCGGCGCTCCCTGCCACCCTGCCTGGTCATGCGAGTGACTCCCCGGCACAGTATCCCCCAGTTCTCCCTGTAATGCCAGTCATCCCCTTCCCTCTGCCGGGATCACCGCCAACTACACCAGATTTCCCCGTCCTGGTCCCCTTGCCACAATCCGgcctgccttctcccttcccaCCGCCTCTAATTCtcggggaggcgagaggacaaccgccgtcgccgcctttcccttACACCATTCCTGCAACTCCGGAGCTTCTTAGCCTCCTGGCAAGATTCAACTTCTCTGGTCTTCCGAGCATAGGCGACCTACCTCAGCTGCCGCGCCTTGGAGAACTTCCCCCGATTCCTGGACTCGGCGAACTGCCACAGCTTCCAAACCTGGGCGAACTTCCCCCGATTCCTGGACTTGGCGAACTGCCACAACTTCCACGCCTCGGCGAACTTCCCCCGATTCCTGGTCTCGGCGAACTGCCACAGCTTCCAAGCCTCGGCGAAGTGCCACAGCTTCCACGCCTCGGCGAACTGCCACAGCTTCCAAGCCTCGGCGAACTTCCCCCGATTCCTGGTCTCGGCGAACTGCCACAGCTTCCAAGCCTCGGCGAACTTCCCCCGATTCCTGGTCTCGGCGAACTGCCACAGCTTCCAAGCCTCGGCGAACTTCCCCCGATTCCTGGTCTCGGCGAACTGCCACAGCTTCCAGGTCTTGGCGAACTTCCCCCGATTCCTGGTCTCGGCGAACGGCCACAGCTTCCAAGCCTCGGCGAACTGCCACAGCTTCCAGGCCTCGGCGAAGCTCCGGCATTTCCCACCTTACCAACCCTGGAGCTGCCCAAAATGGAAGGCGGCCATGGCTTCGGAAACTTCACCAATATTGATCTTCCCGGGTTGCGGGGCCGCCCAGAGCTGCTTGGGATTCCCGCTAACCTCGAGCGACTTCAGAGAGCTATTGAGGACTTACTGCGCCAAGCGGCAACA